From the genome of Methanomicrobia archaeon, one region includes:
- a CDS encoding 3-ketoacyl-CoA thiolase yields the protein MRDVAIIGVGHTKFGRASKTSLELFAEAALRAVDDAGVSLRDIEALFQGAALLGFEEGQVMSAAFSAAELNLGPIPATRYEGACASASVAIRDAAQWVASGEFELVLAGGVEKALMMGTPLATRTFAMACHAPTEGPAGLTFPGVFAMAARQYAKTYDLPLETLREKMAHVSIKNHRHGALNPLAQFYKKMGDLKVEDVINSRMVADPLTLLDCCPFSDGAAALVLCSAEFARKYSDEPIYVLGTGQASGTPLARMEDITKPVSRITSARMAFKRAKLTPRDIDMVEVHDCFSIAELIALESMGFFAWGEAAEATAAGETELDGKIPVNMSGGLMGKGHPIGATGASQVYWVVKQMRGNSPKGNQINPVPEYGMTDTLGGDFGTLCHLILGRAKRSS from the coding sequence ATGCGAGATGTGGCGATTATAGGGGTAGGCCATACGAAATTTGGCCGGGCGTCGAAGACTTCGCTTGAGCTCTTTGCGGAGGCTGCGCTGCGGGCGGTTGATGATGCAGGTGTGTCCCTGCGTGATATTGAAGCGTTGTTCCAGGGTGCAGCCCTGCTCGGGTTCGAGGAGGGGCAGGTGATGTCCGCGGCATTCTCGGCGGCTGAACTCAACCTGGGTCCGATTCCCGCGACGCGGTACGAGGGCGCATGCGCGTCGGCCTCGGTCGCGATCAGGGACGCAGCGCAGTGGGTGGCCTCGGGCGAATTCGAGCTGGTGCTCGCGGGTGGCGTGGAGAAAGCGCTCATGATGGGCACGCCGCTGGCCACGCGGACCTTTGCGATGGCCTGCCATGCACCGACCGAGGGACCCGCGGGGCTGACATTCCCGGGAGTCTTTGCGATGGCCGCGCGGCAGTACGCGAAGACCTATGACCTGCCGCTGGAGACGCTGCGGGAGAAGATGGCGCACGTATCGATCAAGAACCATCGGCATGGCGCGTTAAACCCGTTAGCGCAATTTTACAAAAAGATGGGCGATTTGAAGGTCGAAGACGTTATCAATTCACGAATGGTGGCGGATCCGCTGACGCTGCTGGACTGCTGCCCGTTTTCGGATGGCGCGGCTGCGCTGGTGCTCTGCTCCGCAGAGTTCGCACGAAAGTACTCGGATGAGCCGATCTACGTGCTGGGCACCGGTCAGGCCTCGGGTACGCCGCTGGCCCGGATGGAGGACATAACCAAGCCTGTGTCGCGGATCACTTCAGCGAGGATGGCGTTCAAACGCGCAAAACTCACGCCCCGAGATATCGATATGGTCGAGGTGCATGATTGCTTCTCGATCGCCGAGTTGATCGCGCTGGAAAGCATGGGCTTCTTCGCATGGGGTGAGGCGGCAGAGGCGACGGCCGCGGGTGAGACGGAACTAGACGGCAAAATACCGGTCAATATGTCCGGTGGGCTCATGGGGAAAGGCCATCCTATTGGCGCGACCGGTGCGTCGCAGGTGTACTGGGTGGTGAAGCAGATGCGGGGCAACTCACCAAAGGGCAATCAGATCAACCCCGTTCCGGAATATGGCATGACCGATACGCTCGGTGGGGATTTCGGGACCTTGTGTCACCTTATTCTCGGGAGGGCGAAAAGGAGCAGCTAA
- a CDS encoding nucleic acid-binding protein produces MNMVGRTQEEIEKELAREYQILSYSDYENGLKVGKLLGLRCGACTKITCNPLPVCQWCGSRTLERTELSGEGFLETFTVIRVASEGFEDDVPFIPCLVRTREGPCVIGRLEHDTEHATQDLLGKQVKLTGAYTYKGDTYSGGAHTCPIFSVIEC; encoded by the coding sequence ATGAACATGGTGGGAAGGACACAAGAGGAGATAGAAAAGGAATTGGCGCGAGAATATCAGATTCTATCGTATTCTGATTACGAAAACGGGTTGAAGGTGGGGAAACTGCTGGGTCTGCGCTGTGGCGCATGCACGAAGATCACCTGTAATCCCCTGCCGGTTTGCCAGTGGTGCGGGAGCAGGACGCTGGAGCGCACGGAACTGAGTGGCGAAGGTTTTCTGGAGACCTTCACGGTCATTCGCGTGGCTTCGGAAGGTTTTGAGGACGATGTGCCGTTTATCCCCTGTCTGGTGCGGACGCGCGAGGGTCCGTGTGTCATAGGGCGGCTCGAGCATGATACGGAGCACGCCACGCAAGACCTCCTGGGAAAGCAGGTGAAGCTGACCGGCGCGTATACGTACAAGGGAGATACGTACTCGGGCGGGGCGCATACCTG